DNA sequence from the Streptomyces sp. HUAS 15-9 genome:
CATCCCGGTGACCCGACAGAGCAAGCCCGAGGCGGAGGCACGCCTGCTGGAGCTGGTGCGGGAGCTGAACATCGACCTCGTGGTCCTGGCCCGCTACATGCAGGTCCTCTCCGACGACCTGTGCAAGGAGCTGGAGGGCCACGCCATCAACATCCATCACTCGTTCCTGCCGAGCTTCAAGGGCGCGAAGCCCTACCAGCAGGCGTACGAGCGAGGGGTGAAGCTGGTCGGCGCGACCGCGCACTATGTGACGCCGGAACTGGACGAGGGCCAGATCATCGAGCAGGACGTGGTCCGGGTGGACCACTCCCTCGACCCGGACGACCTGGTCACGGTCGGCCGCGACGTGGAGGCACAGGTCCTGGCCCACGCGGTGAAGTGGCACACGGAGAGCCGCGTGATGGTCGACGGGAACCGCACCGTGGTCTTCCGCTGAGCGGCGGCGCGCGCAGACCGGGCGGGGCTGGAATCACCGGATTCCAGCCCCGCCCGGGTGTTCGTGTACGGGTGCGGCGCTCAGCCCAGCCGGTCGAGCAGGGCCCGGCGCCACCTCTCCGTCTCCGCCACCTGGTTGAACGTGAAGACGTGGAGGCCGGCCACGCCCGCCGAGGGCGCGGTCAGCGCGTCCGCGCCGCGTTCCAGGAACCGCTCGGGCACATAGCCTCCCGGCGTCGCGAACCGCAGGAACCACGACGCGTGCCTGGTCAGGAAACGCGTGGACTCCCCCACCCCGATCTTCGTCGCCATGGACAGCAGCTTCGCGCGCTGCACGGGCCCGGCGACACCCACATGCACGGGCAGCGTGACATCGCGGCGCCGTATCCGGGCGATCCAGTCACCCAGCACCCGCGGATCGAAGCACAGGTTGCTGACGATGTACGTCGCGTGCGCGCGCTTGTCCCACATCGCCTGGATGGTGATGTCGTCGTGGATGAGCGGATGGCTCTGCGGGTATCCGGTGATCCCCAGCCGCCCGAAGGGGCTGCCCAGTTCGCTCAGTCTGCGCAGCACGGGCAGCGCCCCGTCGTACACCCCGGCCGGCCGCTCGGCGTCGCCCGCGGGGACGAAGACGTCGTCGACGCCCGCCGCGAGAAGCCGCTCGACGACGTCCTTCAGATGCGTGTCGTCCCGCAGCAGTCGCGCGGGCACGTGCGGGACGACCCGGTAACCGTGCGCCGTGAGCCGCTCGGTGAGGCCGAGCGTCGGCTCCAGACCCTTGACCGGCGACGCCGTGACGGTGACGACGACGTCGCGCGGGACATGGGCCAGGACCTTCTCCTCGGTCGCCCTCGCCGGCAGCACCTCGTAGCGGACACGGCCCAGCAGCGTCCGCAGGGCCTCGGCGCCCAAGACCTACCGGGCCTGCTGCCGGACGTCACGGTGACGGTAGTACGCGGCCTTGGAGGGCGCCGCCGGCTCCTTGCCGAGGATCAGGTCGGCCGCCTTCTCCGCGATCATCATCACCGGCGCGTAGATGTTGCCGTTGGTGACGTAGGGCATGACCGAGGCGTCGACGACCCGCAGTCCGTCCAGGCCGTGCACCCGCATGGTCAGCGGGTCGACCACGGACATCTCGTCGGTGCCCATCTTGCAGGTGCACGAGGGGTGCAGGGCGGTCTCGCCCTCCTTGGCGACCCAGGCGAGGATCTCCTCGTCCGTCTCGACCGAGGGACCCGGTGAGACCTCGCCGGCGTTGTACGGGGCGAGTGCGGGCTGGTCGAGGATCCGGCGGGCCACGCGGATCGCCTCGACCCACTCCCGGCGGTCCTGCTCGGTGGAGAGGTAGTTGAAGCGCAGCGCCGGGTGCTCGCGCGGGTCCTTGCTCTTGATCTTCACGGAGCCGATGGCGTCGGAGTACATGGGCCCGACGTGCACCTGATAGCCATGGCCGCCGGCCGGCGAGGAGCCGTCGTAGCGGACCGCGACGGGCAGGAAGTGGAACATCAGGTTGGGGTAGTCCACGTCCTCGTTGCTGCGGGCGAAGCCGCCGGCCTCGAAGTGGTTGGTGGCCGCCGGGCCCTTGCGGAACAACCACTGGAGCCCGATGAAGGGGGCGCGCCACTTCGCCATGTACGGCTGCATGGACACGGGCTGCTTGCAGCCGTACTGGACGTACACCTCCAGGTGGTCCTGCAGGTTCTCTCCGACACCCGGCAGATCGTGTACGACGTCGATGCCGAGGTCGGACAGTTCGGCGGCGTTGCCGACGCCGGAGAGCTGGAGCAGCTGCGGGGAGTTGATGGCGCCGCCGCACAGGATGACCTCACGGGCCCGCACCTGCTGCGGCGCGCCGCGTCCGCGCCGGTACTCGACGCCGACGGCGCGCTTGCCCTCGAAGAGGACGCGGTCGACGAAGGCGCGGGTCTTCACGGTGAGGTTGGGCCGCTTGCGGACCGGCTTGAGGTACGCCTTGGAGGCCGAGAGACGCCGTCCGCGGTGGACATTCCGGTCGAACTTCGCGAAACCTTCCTGGCGATAGCCGTTGACGTCGTCCGTGGGCGCGTAGCCCGCCTCCTCGGTGGCCTTGAGGAACGCGCCGAAGAGAGGGCCGGCGGCGGGGCCGCGCTCCAGAACGAGAGGGCCGTCGTGGCCGCGGAACTCGTCGTCGGGGTCGGCCGCGAGACAGTTCTCCATGCGCCGGAAGTACGGCAGACAGTGGGCGTAGTCCCAGGTCTCCATGCCGGGGTCGGCGGCCCAGCGCTCGTAGTCCATGGGGTTGCCGCGCTGGAAGATCATGCCGTTGATGCTGCTGGAGCCGCCCAGCACCTTGCCGCGGGCGTGGTAGACGCGCCGGCCGCCCATGTGGGGTTCGGGCTCGGACTCGTACTTCCAGTCGTAGAAGCGGCTGCCGATGGGGTAGGTCAGCGCCGCGGGCATGTGGATGAACACGTCCCAGGGGTAGTCCGGCCGGCCGGCCTCCAGGACCAGCACCCGGTTCGCCGGGTCGGCCGAGAGCCGGTTGGCCAGTGCGCTGCCGGCCGATCCACCGCCGACGATGACGAAGTCGTAGTGCAGGGGAGCCATGGTGCCTCGTCTCGCTCGCTTGCTCGCGCTTTCGATACGCGAGGCATGCTAATACAGCTTCGCTATACGCACTATGTTGCGAACAACGCAACATGCATACGCCGATATTTCCTCACGGTTACTTGCATGACTGTTGTTTACTGCGCGTATAGTTTCGCTATGAGCAACCACAGTCCAGATACCGAAACAAACGGTTCGCCGCCCGGCGGGGTGCAGTCCGTCGACCGTGCCATCAGCGTCCTCGAGATCCTTGCCCAGCGCGGCGAGGCGGGCGTCAGTGAAGTGGCCGCCGAGATCGATGTTCACAAGTCCACCGCGTTCCGGCTGCTCGGCGCCCTGGAGGCGCGCGGTCTGGTCGAGCAGGCGGCCGAGCGCGGCAAGTACCGGCTCGGCTTCGGCATCGTACGCCTGGCCGGTGCCGTCACGGGTCGCCTCGACATCACGCAGCAGGGCCGCCCGGTCTGCGAGCGGCTCGCCGAGGAGATCGGCGAGACGGTGAACATCGCCGTCATGCAGGAGCACTACGCGATCAACCTCTACCAGGTACGCGGCCCGGCCGCCGTCGCCGCGCACAATTGGGTCGGCGAACTGACCCCGCTGCACGCCACGTCCAGCGGCAAGATCCTGCTCGCCCATCTGCCGGCCCAGGAGCGCGCCGCGCTGCTGTCGGAGTCCGGCCTGAAGAAGATCACGCCCCACACCCTGACGGCCAAGGCCAAGCTCGAGAAGAACCTCGCCGAGGCCCGGGAGCGGGGCTACGCCACCACGCTGGAGGAACTGGAGATCGGGCTGCACGCCATGGCCGCGCCGGTGCGTGACCGGGACGGCGAGGTGATCGCCGCGATCAGCGCCTCCGGGCCCGCCTACCGGTTCACCGAGGAGCGCATGCGCGAGCTCGCTCCGGCGCTGCTCAAGGGCGCGGAGGAGATCAGCCACCGGATGGGCTACCTGGGCTGAGCGGCCCGCAGCTGCTCCGGACCTGGGGGCCGGAGCGCAGGCCGCGGGCCCACGCCCTCGCGTCACTTCGGCCGGCGCGTGCCGAGGCGCTCGTGCACCCAGTCGTGGAAGGCGCCGATGTGATGCTCGCTGGGCACGAGGACACCGCCCTTGGCGTACAGCCGTGAGCTCATGCCGGGCTGGGTGCGCTCGCAGGCGTCGAAGTCCTGGCGGTTGACCCGGTCGAAGAGCTCCACGGAGCGGCTGACGTCCTTGCCGCTCTCCACCACACCGGGCAGATAGAGCCAGTCGCACTCGACGATCGTGCGGTCGACGGCCACCGGGTACATCCGGTGGAAGATCACATGGTCGGGCACCAGGTTGATGAAGACCTGCGGCTTGATGGTGATCGCGTAGTAGCGGCGGTCCTGGTCCTGCGACACACCGGGGATGCGGTCCAGACCCTCGGAGCCGTCGACCGTGAAGCCCTGGACCTCCGCACCGAACTCCGCGCCGTGGCCCACGTAGTACTGGGCGGCGTAGCCGTCGGCGAACTCCGGAAGCACCTCGGTCAGTTCGGGGTGGATCGTGGCGCAGTGGTAGCACTCCATGAAGTTCTCGATGATGAGCTTCCAGTTCGCCTCGACGTCGTAGACGATCCGCTTGCCCAGCGCGAGGTTGTCGATGTCGTAGTGCTCGATCGACTCCACGTCCCCGAGGCGGGTGACGACGTCGCCGAGGACGTCTTCCTCGAAGGAGGGCGGGTTCTCCGCCAGACAGACCCAGACATAACCGAGCCATTCGCGGACGGCCACGCCCACCAGGCCGTACTCGCTGCGGCCGACGTCGGGCATCTTGGTGAGGTTGGGGGCCGCGACCAGCCTGCCGTCGAGGTCGTAGGTCCAGGCGTGGTACGGGCACTGGAAGGCGCGCCTGACCTCGCCGCTCTCCTCGGTGCGGAGCTTGGCCCCGCGGTGCCGGCACACATTGAAGTAGGCGCGGACCGAGTGGTCACGCGCCCGGGTGACGAGGATGCTCTCACGGCCCACGTCGACGGTGCGGAACGCGCCGGGCTTGGGCAGATCGGAGGCTCGGGCGACGCAGAACCACATCGTCTCGAAGATGCGCTCCTGCTCCTGGGCGAAGATGCCCGGATCGGTGTAGGAGGAGCCGGGGAGGGTGGCGATCAGGCTGTCCGGCAGGTTTGTCGAGGTCACGCTGCACTCCTCGGGAAACGTCGTGGATCGGTCATTCACCCGCCGGGAAGCGCGACTTCGGACGGCGTCGGGTATCGGGCGTGGTGTGTGGTCAGGGCGCGGCGGCGGTGAGCTGCTTGCGCCAGCGGGTGAACAGCCGGGGCTGGTTCATCCCGAGTACGGCGACCGGCCGGCCGGCGCGCCGGTAGACGGCCAGGAAACTGCGGTCGTCGGTGGCGCCGTCCTCGACCGTGACGCTGTCGGCGCCGGCCGCGTGGCCGACGAACTGGATCTTCACGCCGTACTGGTCGGACCAGAAGTACGGCGGCCGGGGCACGCCCGGTTCCGTCGCGCCGTACGCGAGCAGCGTGGCCACGGCGGCATCGGGGCGTTCCAGCGCGCCGGTCCAGTGCTCGACGCGACGGTGGGTGCCGGTGTACGGGTCGTACCAGTTGGCGCAGTCGCCCACGGCGACCACACCGGCCAGGCTGGTGCGGCCGTCGGCGCCGCA
Encoded proteins:
- a CDS encoding aromatic ring-hydroxylating oxygenase subunit alpha, whose protein sequence is MTSTNLPDSLIATLPGSSYTDPGIFAQEQERIFETMWFCVARASDLPKPGAFRTVDVGRESILVTRARDHSVRAYFNVCRHRGAKLRTEESGEVRRAFQCPYHAWTYDLDGRLVAAPNLTKMPDVGRSEYGLVGVAVREWLGYVWVCLAENPPSFEEDVLGDVVTRLGDVESIEHYDIDNLALGKRIVYDVEANWKLIIENFMECYHCATIHPELTEVLPEFADGYAAQYYVGHGAEFGAEVQGFTVDGSEGLDRIPGVSQDQDRRYYAITIKPQVFINLVPDHVIFHRMYPVAVDRTIVECDWLYLPGVVESGKDVSRSVELFDRVNRQDFDACERTQPGMSSRLYAKGGVLVPSEHHIGAFHDWVHERLGTRRPK
- a CDS encoding 5,10-methylenetetrahydrofolate reductase, coding for MGAEALRTLLGRVRYEVLPARATEEKVLAHVPRDVVVTVTASPVKGLEPTLGLTERLTAHGYRVVPHVPARLLRDDTHLKDVVERLLAAGVDDVFVPAGDAERPAGVYDGALPVLRRLSELGSPFGRLGITGYPQSHPLIHDDITIQAMWDKRAHATYIVSNLCFDPRVLGDWIARIRRRDVTLPVHVGVAGPVQRAKLLSMATKIGVGESTRFLTRHASWFLRFATPGGYVPERFLERGADALTAPSAGVAGLHVFTFNQVAETERWRRALLDRLG
- the betA gene encoding choline dehydrogenase; amino-acid sequence: MAPLHYDFVIVGGGSAGSALANRLSADPANRVLVLEAGRPDYPWDVFIHMPAALTYPIGSRFYDWKYESEPEPHMGGRRVYHARGKVLGGSSSINGMIFQRGNPMDYERWAADPGMETWDYAHCLPYFRRMENCLAADPDDEFRGHDGPLVLERGPAAGPLFGAFLKATEEAGYAPTDDVNGYRQEGFAKFDRNVHRGRRLSASKAYLKPVRKRPNLTVKTRAFVDRVLFEGKRAVGVEYRRGRGAPQQVRAREVILCGGAINSPQLLQLSGVGNAAELSDLGIDVVHDLPGVGENLQDHLEVYVQYGCKQPVSMQPYMAKWRAPFIGLQWLFRKGPAATNHFEAGGFARSNEDVDYPNLMFHFLPVAVRYDGSSPAGGHGYQVHVGPMYSDAIGSVKIKSKDPREHPALRFNYLSTEQDRREWVEAIRVARRILDQPALAPYNAGEVSPGPSVETDEEILAWVAKEGETALHPSCTCKMGTDEMSVVDPLTMRVHGLDGLRVVDASVMPYVTNGNIYAPVMMIAEKAADLILGKEPAAPSKAAYYRHRDVRQQAR
- a CDS encoding IclR family transcriptional regulator, whose protein sequence is MSNHSPDTETNGSPPGGVQSVDRAISVLEILAQRGEAGVSEVAAEIDVHKSTAFRLLGALEARGLVEQAAERGKYRLGFGIVRLAGAVTGRLDITQQGRPVCERLAEEIGETVNIAVMQEHYAINLYQVRGPAAVAAHNWVGELTPLHATSSGKILLAHLPAQERAALLSESGLKKITPHTLTAKAKLEKNLAEARERGYATTLEELEIGLHAMAAPVRDRDGEVIAAISASGPAYRFTEERMRELAPALLKGAEEISHRMGYLG
- the purU gene encoding formyltetrahydrofolate deformylase, which codes for MSPRPQSGREYVLTLSCPDRAGLVHAVSGYLVRNSGNILESQQFDDRVQGRFFMRVHFDVSDPDTGLEQLRYRFGPVAEAYGISWTLRDAATPTRTLIMVSRFGHCLNDLLFRCRTGALNIEIPGIVSNHRDFESLAKTYGIPFHHIPVTRQSKPEAEARLLELVRELNIDLVVLARYMQVLSDDLCKELEGHAINIHHSFLPSFKGAKPYQQAYERGVKLVGATAHYVTPELDEGQIIEQDVVRVDHSLDPDDLVTVGRDVEAQVLAHAVKWHTESRVMVDGNRTVVFR